The proteins below are encoded in one region of Segatella copri:
- a CDS encoding recombinase family protein, which translates to MAKVGYIMATSQYDKLEEDRKWMNEFGCVRIIEESDDNERHRPLWKQLMAALQRGDELVIPKFSNALRGSRELAIFLEFCRVKVIRIISIHDRIDSSNILFPETKPSDVLVMMGSLPDEVLALRKSAEHVIKLQEKMIVSLPPVSASKMQKLDREKTVVNLYVAGHPIDEIWRASGFRSRSSIFRILNKNGIKLNRGNHSGPIKKRDTK; encoded by the coding sequence ATGGCAAAAGTAGGCTACATCATGGCTACATCCCAGTATGACAAACTGGAAGAAGACCGCAAATGGATGAACGAGTTCGGTTGTGTAAGAATCATCGAAGAAAGTGATGATAACGAACGCCACAGACCGCTGTGGAAACAACTGATGGCAGCATTGCAAAGAGGCGATGAACTCGTGATTCCGAAATTTTCCAACGCCTTGCGTGGCAGTCGTGAACTGGCAATATTCCTGGAATTCTGCCGGGTCAAGGTCATTCGCATCATCAGCATCCACGACCGGATTGACTCCAGCAACATCCTGTTTCCGGAAACCAAGCCATCTGACGTATTGGTAATGATGGGTTCCCTGCCCGACGAAGTCCTTGCTCTCAGGAAATCTGCAGAGCATGTGATAAAACTTCAGGAGAAGATGATTGTGTCCCTGCCTCCTGTTTCTGCCAGCAAGATGCAGAAACTCGACAGAGAGAAGACTGTAGTGAACCTCTATGTTGCCGGACATCCGATAGATGAAATCTGGAGAGCCAGCGGATTCAGAAGCAGAAGTTCCATATTCCGCATTCTCAACAAGAACGGAATCAAGCTGAATAGAGGCAACCACTCCGGACCTATCAAGAAAAGAGACACAAAGTAA
- a CDS encoding YqiA/YcfP family alpha/beta fold hydrolase translates to MKKILFLHGFFATGSCPMARALKEAFEGTAVVLTPDLPLHPKEALKEIRSTIDREQPDLLLGNSCGSFLAQMLAPVVGIPALLGNPYFMMTEFLKERIGEHEYKAPRRDGNQQLVIDEALIEEFAELEAVQFDHCNPYYKNRVWGLFGEQDTLAHFSPLFLQHYNQAFHFPGGHTPTEQEVKTWYAPLAQKMLMEFSAKEERYFQHFKGGKYRFIHSAFDSGTQERMVVYQALYGDQAYWVRPEDMFFGKVTRDGRTFNRFTEIDK, encoded by the coding sequence ATGAAGAAGATATTATTCCTACACGGATTCTTCGCTACGGGCAGCTGTCCGATGGCGAGAGCCTTGAAAGAGGCGTTTGAGGGGACGGCGGTGGTGCTGACTCCCGACCTCCCTTTGCACCCCAAGGAGGCACTGAAGGAGATTCGCTCCACCATCGACCGGGAGCAGCCCGACTTGCTTCTGGGCAACAGCTGCGGCTCTTTCCTCGCCCAAATGCTGGCTCCTGTGGTGGGCATTCCTGCCCTGCTCGGCAATCCGTATTTCATGATGACGGAGTTTCTGAAGGAGCGAATCGGCGAGCATGAATACAAGGCGCCGAGAAGGGACGGCAATCAGCAGCTGGTGATTGACGAGGCGCTGATAGAGGAGTTTGCAGAGCTGGAAGCCGTGCAATTTGACCATTGCAACCCCTATTATAAAAATCGTGTGTGGGGACTTTTTGGTGAGCAGGACACCCTGGCTCACTTCTCCCCTCTCTTCCTGCAGCATTACAACCAAGCCTTCCATTTCCCTGGCGGTCATACGCCTACTGAGCAGGAGGTGAAGACCTGGTACGCTCCCCTCGCCCAGAAAATGCTGATGGAGTTTTCAGCAAAGGAAGAAAGATATTTCCAGCACTTTAAGGGTGGCAAATACAGGTTCATCCATTCTGCCTTCGACTCTGGGACTCAGGAGCGCATGGTGGTTTATCAGGCTCTCTATGGAGACCAAGCCTATTGGGTAAGACCGGAAGATATGTTCTTCGGGAAAGTAACAAGGGACGGCAGAACTTTCAATCGTTTCACGGAAATAGACAAATAA
- a CDS encoding YccF domain-containing protein, protein MRIIGNLLWWLFGGLEAAIGYFTGSLALACTIIGIPFAIQTFKIGLLCLWPFGSTVRESNSPTGCIRIPLNLLWLIFGGLWACIMHLFFGFLLCITIIGIPWGKQHFKMAGLSLAPFGKDVELGF, encoded by the coding sequence ATGCGCATAATAGGAAACTTACTTTGGTGGCTCTTCGGAGGTCTCGAAGCTGCCATCGGTTATTTCACCGGAAGTCTGGCTCTTGCATGTACCATCATCGGCATTCCCTTTGCGATACAGACATTCAAGATTGGCCTGCTCTGCTTATGGCCTTTTGGCTCTACAGTAAGAGAATCGAATAGTCCAACTGGTTGCATTCGCATTCCGCTGAATTTACTCTGGCTGATTTTCGGGGGATTGTGGGCTTGCATCATGCATCTGTTCTTCGGCTTTCTCTTATGTATAACGATCATCGGCATTCCTTGGGGAAAACAGCATTTCAAGATGGCCGGGCTTTCGCTCGCACCATTCGGAAAGGATGTGGAGTTGGGATTTTAA
- a CDS encoding type IV toxin-antitoxin system AbiEi family antitoxin domain-containing protein produces MIMDLEHIGNIPVSTSAIASLFTNIEAGNQKVRSLEAAHKIIRLKKGLYVVAPNVSRVALSTELIANHLYAPSYVSMQTALRYYGLIPEAVYTTQSMTLKHSRSFDTPVGRFEYKNMSREAFSIGITSINMQSYAFLMATPEKALCDLIANSPKVNLRYQKDVENYLEEDIRMEIDDFRNMDISIFERYAQVGKKSKSIETLIKYLRK; encoded by the coding sequence ATGATAATGGATTTAGAACATATAGGTAACATACCAGTCAGTACTTCAGCTATAGCTTCATTGTTTACAAATATTGAAGCAGGGAATCAGAAAGTACGCAGTCTTGAGGCGGCTCATAAAATTATCCGACTCAAGAAGGGGCTTTATGTGGTAGCCCCAAATGTGTCTCGTGTTGCTCTATCCACAGAACTGATAGCCAATCATCTTTATGCCCCTTCGTATGTGTCAATGCAGACAGCATTACGTTATTATGGATTAATACCAGAAGCTGTTTACACTACTCAGTCTATGACACTAAAGCACTCCCGTAGTTTTGATACTCCTGTCGGGCGTTTTGAGTATAAGAACATGTCAAGAGAAGCCTTTTCAATAGGGATTACAAGCATCAACATGCAGAGTTACGCCTTTCTGATGGCAACACCAGAAAAAGCGCTCTGTGACTTAATCGCAAATTCTCCGAAGGTTAATTTACGTTACCAGAAGGATGTAGAGAACTATCTGGAGGAGGACATCCGAATGGAAATAGATGATTTCAGAAATATGGACATAAGTATATTTGAACGATATGCTCAGGTTGGAAAAAAGTCTAAATCCATAGAAACTCTAATTAAATATTTAAGGAAATGA
- a CDS encoding nucleotidyl transferase AbiEii/AbiGii toxin family protein codes for MNTNEIFNQMLSSYDITTELQKRNAIFEVNQQIILSGLYNGGFFNEAAFYGGTCLRIFHGLHRFSEDMDFSLLAPNENFDFTHYFQPIIDQFAMVGREVEIRKKDKKNFGKVESAFLKDNTDVYDITFQTEKSVKIKIEVDTQPPLKFQTEQKLLLLPQSFMTRCFTLPALFAGKMHALVYRAWKNRVKGRDWYDFEWYVRHNVPLDFTHLCERALQFNHEELDKETFLQKLNERLATADMNQIKADVLPFVRNPKELDIWSNDYFMELAKMIRFE; via the coding sequence ATGAACACAAACGAGATATTCAATCAAATGCTTTCGAGCTATGACATAACGACCGAGCTGCAAAAGCGCAATGCTATCTTTGAAGTCAACCAGCAGATTATTCTTTCTGGTCTTTACAATGGTGGCTTTTTCAACGAGGCAGCTTTCTATGGTGGAACATGTCTACGTATATTCCATGGATTGCATCGTTTCTCTGAGGATATGGATTTTTCCCTGCTTGCTCCGAATGAAAACTTTGATTTTACACATTATTTTCAGCCCATCATTGACCAATTCGCTATGGTAGGTAGAGAGGTTGAAATCAGAAAGAAGGACAAAAAGAACTTTGGAAAAGTGGAGTCTGCCTTTCTGAAAGACAACACAGATGTATATGACATTACATTCCAAACTGAGAAATCTGTCAAGATCAAGATTGAAGTTGATACTCAACCTCCTTTGAAATTCCAAACAGAACAGAAGTTGCTTCTGCTCCCCCAATCTTTCATGACACGATGTTTCACTTTGCCAGCCCTCTTTGCAGGAAAGATGCATGCACTGGTGTATCGTGCCTGGAAGAACAGAGTCAAGGGACGTGATTGGTATGACTTCGAATGGTATGTTCGCCACAATGTTCCTCTTGACTTTACTCACTTGTGCGAAAGAGCCTTACAGTTCAATCACGAAGAGCTTGACAAGGAGACGTTCCTTCAAAAACTGAATGAAAGACTTGCCACGGCAGACATGAATCAAATAAAGGCAGACGTATTGCCTTTTGTCAGGAATCCCAAAGAGTTGGATATTTGGTCGAATGACTATTTTATGGAACTTGCAAAAATGATCAGATTTGAATGA
- a CDS encoding DNA alkylation repair protein — protein sequence MTLLQERLFAMQDKQYAAFQAKLTPGVPGESFIGIRVPVLRKFAKEFTKETECKEFLHQLPHEYYDENMLHGLLISEVKDYEECIRLTDNFLPFVDNWAVCDIMSPKVFAKHKEELLAKIKAWSNSLHVYTCRFGIETLISHYLDKDFKTEYLEIPASVRSEEYYVKMMVAWFFATALAKQWDTTIPYIEQNRLAPWTHNKTIQKAIDSYRITPEQKDYLRTLKIK from the coding sequence ATGACTTTACTTCAAGAAAGACTGTTCGCCATGCAGGATAAGCAGTATGCTGCTTTCCAAGCCAAACTGACACCGGGAGTGCCTGGGGAGAGTTTCATAGGCATACGTGTGCCTGTGCTTCGCAAGTTCGCAAAAGAGTTTACAAAGGAGACAGAATGCAAGGAATTCCTGCATCAGCTTCCTCACGAATACTACGATGAGAACATGCTTCACGGTCTCCTCATTTCTGAGGTGAAGGACTACGAGGAATGCATCCGTCTTACCGACAACTTCCTGCCATTCGTGGACAACTGGGCGGTTTGTGACATCATGTCTCCGAAGGTGTTTGCCAAACACAAAGAGGAGCTGTTGGCGAAGATCAAGGCTTGGAGTAATTCATTGCATGTTTATACTTGTCGCTTTGGAATAGAGACACTTATATCTCATTACCTGGATAAAGACTTCAAGACAGAATATCTTGAAATTCCTGCATCAGTAAGGAGCGAAGAGTATTACGTAAAGATGATGGTTGCCTGGTTCTTCGCCACCGCCCTTGCCAAGCAATGGGACACAACAATTCCCTACATCGAGCAAAACCGTCTTGCTCCCTGGACGCACAACAAGACCATCCAGAAGGCCATCGATAGCTACAGAATCACGCCTGAGCAGAAGGATTATCTGCGGACATTGAAGATAAAATAA
- a CDS encoding ribonuclease H, whose amino-acid sequence MTQDTSTYYVWIGGSCDYGHKERAGGAAVVIEHNGSIISRDVISDLHTTEFRMMLTLMIKVMQKIPEGSDILFLTNAAYIQNFDKAPTSKSANPDLIIQCIEEKKRHNSVGVKIVQYHKSPLLIETHDMATEAMAKTRKEFHQKP is encoded by the coding sequence ATGACACAAGATACTTCTACATATTACGTTTGGATAGGTGGCTCATGTGATTATGGCCATAAAGAGCGAGCTGGTGGTGCTGCCGTTGTGATTGAGCATAACGGAAGCATCATCAGCCGTGATGTAATCAGCGACCTACACACCACAGAGTTCCGCATGATGCTAACCCTCATGATCAAGGTAATGCAGAAAATCCCGGAAGGTTCCGACATTCTCTTCCTGACAAACGCTGCCTATATTCAGAACTTTGACAAGGCTCCAACATCAAAGTCTGCCAACCCGGACTTGATTATTCAATGCATCGAGGAAAAGAAAAGGCACAACTCTGTCGGGGTCAAAATCGTGCAATATCACAAAAGCCCATTGCTGATAGAGACCCATGACATGGCTACGGAAGCAATGGCAAAGACAAGGAAGGAATTTCATCAGAAGCCGTAA
- a CDS encoding PepSY-like domain-containing protein, with the protein MKRIFRKLMIAICCMVSCNMVANAGNDKPISVNALPVKAQTLLSNHFNGQKVMLATIESGVVSRSFDVVLQNGTKLEFDKKGNLTEIDCKQGIVPAQLIPQAIKNYLKNNYAGQSVKKIEINKNEYEVELTNGLDLTFNKHFQLIDID; encoded by the coding sequence ATGAAAAGAATTTTTCGAAAATTGATGATTGCCATTTGCTGCATGGTTTCATGCAATATGGTGGCGAATGCGGGCAACGACAAGCCTATTTCTGTAAATGCACTTCCTGTCAAGGCTCAGACCTTGCTCAGTAATCATTTCAATGGTCAGAAGGTGATGCTTGCTACGATTGAGTCTGGTGTTGTCAGCAGAAGCTTTGATGTTGTTCTGCAGAATGGCACGAAGCTGGAGTTCGACAAAAAGGGAAATCTTACTGAGATTGACTGCAAGCAGGGAATCGTGCCAGCCCAGCTGATTCCGCAAGCCATCAAGAACTACTTGAAGAATAATTATGCAGGACAATCGGTGAAAAAGATTGAAATAAATAAGAATGAATACGAGGTGGAACTGACTAATGGATTGGATTTGACCTTCAACAAGCATTTCCAATTAATAGATATTGACTGA
- a CDS encoding FMN-binding protein, with protein MKKITLILAAMLSMGMANSMIATAKSTHSEVMTKEADGTYIVNTTTLCKDVKGFRGNTPLSIYIKKGKIVEIKPLANRETPNYFNKVKQGLLNKWNGMKASKAASAQIDGVTGATYSSKAVKENVKRGITYYLKNK; from the coding sequence ATGAAGAAAATAACTTTGATTTTAGCAGCCATGCTAAGCATGGGAATGGCTAACAGCATGATTGCAACAGCCAAAAGTACTCATTCTGAAGTCATGACCAAGGAAGCTGATGGTACTTACATCGTCAACACCACCACGCTGTGTAAAGACGTAAAAGGATTTCGTGGCAACACCCCTCTTTCTATCTATATCAAGAAAGGTAAAATTGTAGAAATCAAGCCGCTTGCCAACAGGGAGACTCCCAACTACTTCAATAAAGTAAAACAGGGTTTGCTCAACAAATGGAATGGCATGAAAGCCAGCAAGGCTGCTTCTGCCCAAATAGACGGTGTTACAGGAGCTACTTACTCCAGCAAAGCCGTAAAGGAAAATGTGAAACGTGGAATTACTTATTATCTGAAGAATAAGTAG
- a CDS encoding nitroreductase family protein, with amino-acid sequence MYKLNKMLVVALAAMGFASAEAQTTLPGSIQEAVKDNAGAKAVMENIMTRTSVRKFKQQPVEEAKIEALLRAGMAAPTSGNMQPWHFVVLKDQRDIEKYAESNKFHAEDIKKTPLFIFVCADTTRMAEGQGKELWVQDLSAVSENILLAAHAMGLGACWTTIYPIQKKVNGISRTLNLPGNLIPLNGIIIGYPDEPEQPKDKWDTKKITNGIR; translated from the coding sequence ATGTATAAACTCAATAAAATGCTCGTAGTCGCCTTGGCGGCTATGGGCTTTGCTTCGGCAGAAGCACAGACTACACTTCCTGGCAGCATCCAGGAAGCAGTGAAGGACAATGCTGGTGCAAAGGCGGTGATGGAGAATATCATGACCCGCACGAGCGTAAGAAAATTCAAACAGCAACCAGTAGAGGAGGCCAAGATAGAAGCCTTGCTCCGTGCCGGTATGGCTGCACCTACATCGGGCAACATGCAACCGTGGCACTTCGTGGTTCTGAAGGATCAACGGGACATCGAGAAATATGCAGAATCCAACAAGTTTCATGCAGAGGACATCAAGAAGACTCCGCTCTTCATCTTCGTCTGCGCTGACACCACCCGTATGGCTGAAGGTCAGGGCAAGGAACTTTGGGTACAGGATCTGTCAGCCGTTTCCGAAAACATTCTCCTGGCTGCTCATGCCATGGGATTGGGTGCCTGCTGGACAACAATCTATCCTATCCAGAAGAAAGTGAACGGCATTTCAAGAACATTGAATCTTCCGGGAAATCTGATTCCGTTGAATGGCATCATCATCGGTTATCCTGATGAACCGGAGCAGCCAAAGGATAAGTGGGACACCAAGAAGATTACAAACGGAATACGATGA
- a CDS encoding DUF4374 domain-containing protein: MKKFFFSAALMALTSCMTFTSCSDDNNNEQGSGASVIDPKEMSFIVTSGDPATDLTGGVYMKVYNDLSTAKNGENLYGAADAVKCYDSFTQVTYNKTTGIFTGYIYARGASAEGIGSLKAGLRSYQVENGKVVEVGSPVLVSAFGNTGTFGTYSYAAQISQPYSMVVDKNGAGNNIAVGLAQYAIDEVNPNTSNIVDMGDNQVAMVVNYSNRDSAAVAICDYSLNVKKMIYDNRIGTSVGAMRSVRYTQSGADDKGNVYVFSGSSATDGKVGALRIRKGETEFDKNYQFNIFAASDGYRFRKVFHISGSKFLLEFYLDKNKYGNMDASGKMAVVDMEAKTLTWVSGLPDASAVSFGWGDGYADAYYLPVAAPTSMNGGSGSGSGGSWNHAEKSVSRAESASTVTPTIYKIDATTGVATPFMTFGNGDLLKAITILK; the protein is encoded by the coding sequence ATGAAGAAATTTTTCTTTTCAGCTGCACTCATGGCGCTTACATCATGCATGACATTCACATCTTGCTCTGATGATAACAACAATGAGCAGGGTAGTGGTGCTTCTGTCATCGACCCGAAAGAGATGAGTTTTATCGTAACTTCAGGCGACCCTGCTACCGACCTTACCGGTGGAGTCTATATGAAGGTTTATAATGACCTTTCAACAGCCAAGAATGGAGAAAACTTGTATGGTGCTGCAGATGCAGTGAAGTGTTATGACAGTTTCACCCAGGTAACCTACAACAAGACTACGGGCATCTTTACGGGCTACATCTATGCCCGTGGTGCTTCTGCCGAAGGTATCGGAAGCTTGAAGGCTGGTCTTCGCAGTTATCAGGTAGAGAATGGCAAGGTGGTAGAAGTTGGTTCACCTGTCCTGGTTTCCGCTTTCGGTAATACAGGAACGTTTGGCACCTATTCGTATGCAGCCCAAATCAGTCAGCCATACTCTATGGTTGTAGATAAGAACGGTGCAGGCAACAACATCGCCGTAGGTCTTGCCCAGTATGCCATCGATGAGGTAAACCCTAACACCTCAAACATCGTGGATATGGGCGACAACCAGGTGGCAATGGTCGTAAACTACAGCAATCGTGATTCTGCCGCTGTTGCCATCTGCGACTATAGCCTGAACGTCAAGAAGATGATTTATGATAATCGCATCGGCACATCAGTTGGAGCCATGCGTTCTGTTCGCTACACTCAGAGCGGAGCCGATGACAAAGGCAATGTCTATGTATTCTCAGGTTCCAGTGCCACTGACGGCAAGGTGGGTGCTCTCCGCATCAGGAAGGGTGAGACTGAGTTTGATAAGAACTATCAGTTCAATATCTTTGCTGCGTCAGACGGCTACCGTTTCCGCAAGGTATTCCACATCAGTGGCAGCAAGTTCCTTCTGGAATTCTATCTCGACAAGAACAAGTATGGCAACATGGATGCTTCTGGCAAGATGGCGGTAGTGGATATGGAAGCCAAGACATTGACATGGGTAAGTGGACTTCCAGATGCCTCTGCCGTATCCTTTGGCTGGGGCGACGGTTATGCTGATGCTTATTACCTGCCAGTGGCTGCACCTACAAGCATGAATGGTGGTTCAGGAAGCGGTTCTGGTGGAAGCTGGAATCATGCTGAAAAGAGCGTTAGCCGTGCCGAGAGTGCTTCTACCGTTACTCCAACTATCTATAAGATAGATGCAACTACAGGTGTAGCAACTCCATTCATGACCTTCGGCAATGGTGACTTGCTCAAGGCTATTACAATTCTTAAATAA
- a CDS encoding DUF4374 domain-containing protein, translating into MKKTYLSLSGMAVTGLFLCLFGMSCALTSCGSSEDPLGADSGSENENGGGSSSGSGSEEAVKNGKGSYFIAVKTDNGTEYIMQTNSLTAGNLDIRNNIMELPQTEYTWVFNNHDAIGMVYQQQFAGLGYGLRWTSDESQFSKLGEFRIDTRFSNYGFFNGQLLTSVGGQVSADGKRNDGATFAFWNITSDGVKLDHTKTIWTEDITGNGQQVTFSSIIDNGDGTFLTAMVQSAFHQTGTGDGSSIGDVKYPDSVWVAKMDKDLNVLKVYRDDRISYAAGQYRSQVLHEVFKTNDGTVYVFSNAFNTATTRKAGALRINKGAEEFDKDYYFDIQTPADGYKFRRVWYITDSKFLLEIYNEKNISTITAGHQFAIVDMATKKFTWLSGIPARNLITSGAETGGVPMYADGVIYLPITQFGQDAAIYQVNPETGVATKGISIKGATEIRTLGKLN; encoded by the coding sequence ATGAAAAAGACTTATTTATCACTGTCGGGAATGGCAGTGACAGGGCTATTCTTGTGCCTTTTCGGAATGAGTTGCGCTCTTACCAGCTGTGGCAGCAGTGAAGACCCTCTGGGTGCAGATAGTGGTTCGGAAAACGAAAATGGAGGAGGTTCATCTTCGGGTTCAGGTTCTGAGGAAGCTGTGAAGAACGGAAAGGGTTCTTACTTCATTGCCGTAAAGACGGACAATGGAACGGAATACATCATGCAGACCAACAGTCTGACTGCTGGCAATCTTGACATCAGAAACAACATCATGGAATTGCCACAGACGGAATATACCTGGGTATTCAACAACCACGATGCTATCGGCATGGTTTACCAGCAGCAGTTTGCCGGTCTGGGATATGGATTGCGCTGGACATCGGATGAATCGCAGTTCTCGAAGCTGGGTGAGTTCCGCATCGATACCCGCTTCTCCAACTATGGCTTCTTCAACGGTCAGTTACTTACCAGCGTAGGCGGACAGGTTTCTGCCGATGGCAAGCGAAACGACGGAGCCACCTTTGCCTTCTGGAACATCACAAGCGATGGAGTGAAGCTCGATCATACCAAGACCATCTGGACGGAAGATATTACCGGAAATGGTCAGCAGGTTACCTTCTCCAGCATCATCGACAATGGCGACGGAACTTTCCTCACCGCCATGGTTCAATCAGCATTCCACCAGACGGGAACAGGCGATGGCTCCAGCATAGGTGATGTGAAATATCCTGACAGTGTATGGGTAGCAAAGATGGATAAAGACCTGAACGTACTGAAGGTTTATCGTGACGACCGAATCAGCTATGCTGCCGGACAGTATCGCTCTCAGGTTCTCCACGAAGTATTCAAGACCAACGATGGCACGGTGTATGTCTTCTCCAACGCATTCAATACGGCTACTACCCGCAAGGCTGGTGCCCTTCGCATCAACAAGGGAGCTGAGGAATTTGACAAGGATTATTATTTCGACATCCAGACTCCAGCCGATGGCTACAAGTTCCGCCGTGTTTGGTACATAACAGACAGCAAGTTCCTGCTCGAAATCTACAACGAGAAGAATATCAGTACCATTACAGCCGGACACCAGTTTGCCATCGTTGACATGGCTACCAAGAAATTCACCTGGCTCAGTGGAATCCCTGCGAGGAATCTCATCACATCGGGTGCAGAGACAGGTGGCGTTCCGATGTATGCAGATGGAGTCATCTATCTTCCTATCACCCAGTTTGGACAAGATGCGGCCATCTATCAGGTGAATCCTGAAACGGGAGTGGCAACCAAGGGAATCAGCATCAAGGGTGCGACTGAAATCAGAACACTCGGAAAGTTGAACTGA